A genome region from Flavobacterium sp. CFS9 includes the following:
- the mobA gene encoding conjugal transfer protein MobA, with the protein MNGDKNEERKKLGRTPKAEPRIHRHVFRLTDRENAKLLSLFEISGMDNKAKFIAARLFEKEIRTINIDKGTIDFYMRLTTFYAQFRSIGVNYNQLVKLLYRHFSEKKAAAYLYKLEKQTAEMASLFQKILQLSQEFEEKFIKK; encoded by the coding sequence ATGAATGGAGACAAAAATGAAGAACGCAAAAAACTGGGGCGCACGCCAAAAGCGGAACCGAGAATACACCGTCATGTTTTTCGACTGACAGACAGGGAGAACGCAAAACTGCTTTCTCTTTTTGAAATATCCGGCATGGATAATAAGGCAAAATTTATAGCCGCCAGACTGTTCGAAAAGGAAATCAGGACGATAAATATTGACAAGGGAACCATTGACTTTTACATGCGTCTGACCACTTTCTATGCGCAGTTCCGATCCATCGGAGTGAACTACAACCAGCTTGTGAAACTCCTGTACAGACATTTTTCGGAGAAAAAAGCGGCTGCATATCTCTATAAATTAGAAAAACAGACGGCTGAAATGGCTTCCTTATTTCAGAAGATCCTGCAGCTAAGCCAGGAGTTTGAAGAAAAATTCATTAAAAAATGA
- the mobB gene encoding conjugal transfer protein MobB, translating to MIAKIGRSGNLYGALAYNQQKVENKNAKILSFSRIIETPDAHYSAAQLMQSFAPYLIANRNTEKHTLHISLNPDPKDQVSDSRYIEMADQYMREMGYGQQPYVVFKHTDIERSHIHIVSVCVDEQGKKISDSYEKMRSMKLCRELETKYGLIPVAADKPKHENMIFQAVDYKKGNIKSQMASVVRYLPQYYSYQSLGEYNALLSLFNIQAQKLEVEHSGIMRQGLLYAPLDGKGEKAGHPIKASLFGKKAGMAGLELHFGTSRKLMDGHPAKKAIKAAITDSFNSAKDEQNFIEILGKHGINVMVRRNDAGRIYGMTFVDHNSKTVWNGSRLGKEFSANIFNNCWNSGIKTEMNNSNSQLKAHSLNRQNQDMPAEKPHQLFSFIDAVKKTENIFDVFAGLLPINPDSGLNDYTEPIFKKKIRRRKK from the coding sequence ATGATAGCAAAAATTGGCAGAAGCGGCAATTTATACGGCGCATTGGCTTACAATCAGCAGAAAGTAGAAAATAAGAACGCTAAGATTCTTTCATTTAGCAGAATAATCGAAACCCCGGATGCCCATTATTCTGCTGCCCAGCTGATGCAGTCTTTTGCGCCTTATCTTATTGCCAATCGAAACACAGAAAAACATACGCTGCATATATCTCTAAATCCAGATCCAAAAGATCAGGTCAGCGACAGCAGGTATATCGAAATGGCCGATCAGTATATGCGTGAAATGGGCTACGGGCAACAGCCTTACGTGGTCTTTAAGCATACCGATATCGAACGCAGCCACATCCATATTGTGTCAGTATGTGTTGACGAGCAGGGAAAAAAAATATCGGACAGCTATGAGAAGATGCGCTCTATGAAGCTCTGCCGTGAACTGGAAACCAAATATGGGCTGATACCGGTTGCTGCGGACAAGCCTAAACATGAAAATATGATTTTCCAGGCTGTTGACTACAAGAAAGGAAACATTAAAAGCCAGATGGCTTCAGTTGTTAGATACCTGCCGCAGTATTACAGTTATCAGAGCCTGGGAGAATATAATGCGCTTCTGTCGCTGTTCAATATACAGGCCCAGAAATTAGAAGTTGAACATAGCGGAATAATGCGGCAGGGATTGCTGTATGCTCCGTTGGATGGAAAAGGTGAAAAAGCCGGGCATCCGATCAAAGCTTCATTATTTGGAAAAAAAGCAGGAATGGCCGGCTTGGAGCTGCATTTTGGCACCAGCAGAAAACTGATGGACGGGCATCCTGCGAAAAAAGCAATAAAGGCTGCCATAACAGATTCCTTCAATTCAGCAAAGGACGAGCAGAATTTTATTGAAATTCTTGGAAAGCATGGCATTAACGTTATGGTTCGGCGAAATGATGCGGGAAGAATTTACGGTATGACCTTTGTTGACCATAACTCAAAGACAGTTTGGAACGGCTCCCGTTTGGGCAAGGAATTCTCAGCCAATATTTTTAACAACTGCTGGAACAGCGGAATTAAAACTGAAATGAACAATAGCAATAGCCAATTGAAGGCTCATTCCCTAAACAGACAGAATCAGGATATGCCTGCAGAGAAGCCGCATCAGCTCTTTAGTTTCATTGATGCCGTCAAAAAGACCGAAAATATATTTGACGTTTTCGCAGGACTTCTTCCAATTAATCCCGACAGCGGCCTTAATGATTATACTGAACCTATATTTAAGAAAAAAATCAGGCGCAGAAAGAAATAG
- the mobC gene encoding conjugal transfer protein MobC has protein sequence MQGEDDLRGLAKIMAFMRAVSILVLMMHFYWYCYGFFIERGWTLETINTILRGFDQTAGIFASILYTKLFALLLLSLSCLGTKGVKNEKISWNKIYPTLGLGLVLFFLNWFLLELSLFLYMLSSGIGYTALMVAGIWISRILRTGLMEDVFNNENESFQQETRLLENEYSVNLPTSFYYKNKWNRGWINIVNPFRATIVLGTPGSGKSYAIINNYIKQQIEKGFAMYIYDFKFDDLSTIAYNHLLHHHDKYPVRPKFYIINFDDPRKSHRCNPLNPAFMTDISDAYEAAYTIMLNLNRSWIQKQGDFFVESPIILLAAIIWFLKIYQNGRYCTFPHAIELLNKKYADVFTILTSYPELENYLSPFMDAWKGGAQDQLQGQIASAKIPLSRMISPSLYWVMTGDDFSLDINNPKEPKILCVGNNPDRQNIYSAALGLYNSRIVKLINKKGQLKSSVIIDELPTIYFRGLDNLIATARSNKVAVCLGFQDFSQLNRDYGDKESKVIQNTVGNIFSGQVVGETAKSLSERFGKVLQKRQSISINRSDTSTSISTQLDSLIPASKISTLTQGIFVGAVSDNFDQRIEQKIFHAEIVVDGQQVAREEKDYQPIPEIMAFMDAEGRDNMKLEIQANYRQIKKNVVQIIEDELERISNDPDLHHLLVKENKKEDK, from the coding sequence ATGCAGGGAGAAGATGATTTAAGGGGACTTGCCAAAATTATGGCATTCATGCGTGCGGTTAGCATACTCGTTTTAATGATGCATTTTTACTGGTACTGTTACGGCTTTTTTATTGAAAGAGGATGGACGCTGGAAACCATCAATACTATTTTGCGCGGCTTCGACCAAACTGCCGGAATATTCGCCAGTATCCTCTACACGAAGCTTTTTGCACTGCTCCTGCTTTCCCTCAGCTGTCTGGGAACCAAGGGTGTCAAGAACGAAAAAATTAGCTGGAATAAAATTTACCCCACTTTAGGTCTTGGCTTAGTGCTGTTTTTCTTGAACTGGTTCCTGCTCGAGCTTTCGCTTTTTTTGTACATGCTTTCTTCTGGCATCGGCTATACTGCCTTAATGGTGGCCGGCATCTGGATCAGCCGAATTCTTCGAACCGGGCTTATGGAAGATGTGTTCAACAATGAAAATGAAAGTTTTCAGCAGGAAACAAGGCTGCTTGAAAACGAATATTCAGTCAATCTCCCCACCAGCTTCTACTATAAAAACAAATGGAACCGCGGCTGGATAAACATCGTAAACCCCTTCCGAGCAACTATAGTACTGGGTACGCCGGGATCAGGAAAATCCTATGCCATAATCAATAATTACATCAAGCAGCAGATAGAAAAAGGCTTTGCAATGTACATATACGATTTCAAGTTCGACGACCTTTCCACCATTGCCTACAACCATTTGCTGCATCATCATGATAAGTATCCTGTCAGACCAAAATTCTACATCATCAACTTTGACGATCCCAGAAAAAGCCACCGCTGCAACCCTCTGAATCCTGCTTTTATGACGGATATCTCAGACGCCTATGAGGCGGCCTATACCATTATGCTCAACCTGAACCGAAGCTGGATACAGAAACAGGGAGACTTTTTTGTGGAGAGCCCCATAATACTTCTTGCGGCAATCATCTGGTTTCTTAAGATTTATCAAAATGGAAGATACTGCACCTTTCCCCATGCAATCGAGCTGTTAAACAAAAAATATGCCGATGTCTTTACCATTCTCACTTCCTATCCGGAACTGGAAAACTACCTTTCCCCTTTTATGGATGCGTGGAAAGGGGGCGCGCAGGATCAGCTTCAGGGACAGATAGCCTCCGCAAAAATTCCGCTGTCAAGGATGATTTCTCCAAGCCTGTATTGGGTGATGACCGGTGATGACTTCTCGCTGGACATCAACAATCCCAAGGAGCCCAAGATATTATGCGTGGGCAATAATCCCGACCGCCAGAACATCTATTCTGCAGCTCTCGGGCTGTACAACTCCCGAATCGTAAAGCTGATCAACAAAAAAGGGCAGCTGAAAAGCTCTGTGATAATAGATGAGCTTCCGACCATCTATTTCAGGGGACTGGACAATCTAATTGCGACAGCCCGAAGCAACAAGGTGGCAGTTTGTTTGGGTTTTCAGGATTTCTCTCAGCTGAACCGTGATTACGGGGACAAGGAAAGCAAGGTGATCCAGAATACCGTCGGCAATATCTTCAGCGGGCAGGTTGTCGGGGAAACGGCAAAGAGCCTTTCGGAGCGGTTCGGCAAGGTGCTGCAGAAAAGACAGAGCATATCAATCAACCGAAGCGATACCTCCACGTCCATTTCCACGCAGCTCGACAGCCTTATTCCGGCATCCAAAATCTCAACGCTTACCCAGGGCATTTTCGTTGGGGCGGTATCGGATAATTTCGACCAGCGCATCGAGCAGAAAATCTTTCATGCCGAAATCGTGGTGGACGGACAGCAGGTGGCCCGCGAAGAGAAAGACTATCAGCCTATACCAGAGATCATGGCTTTTATGGACGCAGAGGGACGGGATAATATGAAACTGGAAATTCAGGCCAACTACAGGCAGATAAAAAAGAATGTTGTCCAGATTATTGAGGATGAGCTGGAACGGATTTCCAATGACCCTGACCTGCATCATCTGCTGGTTAAGGAGAATAAAAAAGAGGATAAATGA
- a CDS encoding YhcG family protein has translation MNFEILSLRIQQTSDYLRTNAFKAVNMQVTLRNWLTGLYIVEFEQHGSDRAEYGVRLLENLAKRISVKGLTAPELSRCRQFYHRYPQFHALLEKDLKSLLPEAFFEDFSFENYSPAILGSATQELDGTFQEGRQTHLFGLFESVSYSHFTELIKIEDSSKRRFYEVLILKTQPTVKELKRQIDSLTYERIGLSQDHQHSFAQALKSIAPLESHDMVKSHYFFEFLNLVQPALIEENELESALIEHLQQFILELGNGFCYEARQKRLLIGDEYYFVDLVFYHRILKCHVLVELKTENAKHEHIGQLKAYLSFYRKNIRAASDNPPVGILLVTSQNKALVEYAIADSDLEIFVSQYQLQLPDRAELRAFIENELRKAK, from the coding sequence ATGAATTTTGAAATACTAAGCTTAAGAATACAGCAGACCAGTGATTATTTACGCACCAATGCCTTCAAGGCGGTGAACATGCAGGTCACGCTGAGGAACTGGCTTACCGGTCTTTATATTGTGGAGTTCGAACAGCACGGAAGCGACAGGGCGGAGTACGGTGTGAGACTGCTTGAAAACCTTGCCAAGAGAATCTCCGTCAAAGGATTGACCGCGCCTGAGCTGTCCCGATGCAGGCAGTTCTATCACAGGTATCCGCAGTTCCATGCACTTTTAGAAAAAGACCTAAAGAGCCTGCTTCCCGAGGCATTTTTTGAGGATTTTTCTTTTGAAAATTACAGTCCCGCAATTCTTGGGTCGGCAACCCAAGAATTGGACGGCACCTTTCAAGAGGGCAGGCAAACCCACCTTTTCGGCTTGTTCGAGTCTGTTTCCTACAGCCATTTTACCGAGCTTATCAAGATTGAGGACAGCTCCAAAAGACGATTCTACGAGGTTCTTATCCTAAAAACGCAGCCCACAGTAAAAGAGCTCAAGAGGCAGATCGACAGCCTTACCTACGAAAGGATAGGGCTTTCGCAGGACCATCAGCATTCTTTTGCTCAGGCGCTGAAGAGCATTGCCCCGCTGGAGTCCCATGACATGGTCAAGTCACATTATTTTTTTGAATTCCTAAATCTGGTGCAGCCTGCTCTGATTGAGGAAAACGAGCTGGAGTCCGCCCTTATAGAGCATCTGCAGCAGTTTATCCTTGAACTGGGAAACGGGTTCTGCTATGAGGCGCGGCAGAAGAGGCTGCTTATCGGTGACGAATATTATTTTGTCGATCTGGTATTTTACCATCGGATACTGAAGTGCCATGTCCTTGTGGAATTGAAGACTGAAAATGCCAAACATGAACATATAGGCCAGCTTAAAGCCTACCTGAGCTTCTACAGGAAGAACATCAGGGCAGCCAGCGACAATCCGCCTGTTGGAATCCTGCTTGTGACCAGCCAGAACAAAGCCCTGGTGGAATATGCGATTGCGGACAGCGATCTGGAAATATTTGTCAGCCAATACCAGCTGCAGCTTCCCGATAGAGCAGAATTAAGGGCATTTATCGAGAACGAGTTAAGGAAGGCAAAGTAA
- a CDS encoding DNA topoisomerase, with translation MKAVIAEKPSTAREIAVLLGATEKKVGYLAGNGYFVTWALGHLVGLGLPEDYGVRGFEKSSLPIIPDPFLLTVRKQKIETGYSADAGALKQLEVIKHVIGLSDLIIVATDAGREGELIFRYIYEYLECGKPFVRLWISSLTEKAIRKGLENLKPGSELDGLYLAAQARSRADWLVGINASQALSLAQGAGVYSLGRVQTPTLALVCLRYLENKAFTVEPYWQLQLTHSKDYTLFTSISEKRWDNKRQATEALRAIERNAATAWASSVETKKSTEQPPLLFDLTGLQKQASTDLSLSANETLNIAQSLYEKQFITYPRTGSRNITEDLWEEIPRLIKALGQLENFKAAISALKLGRLNKRIVSEAGVTDHHGLLPTERIPSALTAKEASVYNLIAGRLLEAVSEPCIKEITRINLQVLHFDFTAAGSRIIESGWRGVKALFFDSGEPAQELPDIRRGDELKIKQSAVVEKATCPPAFYTEAGLLSAMEHAGNSIENVQDRKTLQNIGLGTSATRAAVIETMFDRKYIQRHGKSLIPTEKGLMVYGLVKDKKIADVAMTAQWETELRKIENKEADAAAFQKQMEQYAASITKELLETSVPQNTAPNLCCPKCRASRMIVSDTAVKCPDKECRWIQFRNVCGVQISHADIEILLRTGKTPLLKGMKSRSGKSFDAYIVLNGKAETSFEFAKK, from the coding sequence ATAGCCGTACTGCTGGGAGCCACCGAAAAAAAGGTTGGCTATCTGGCAGGAAACGGCTATTTTGTTACTTGGGCTTTAGGACATCTGGTGGGCTTGGGCCTGCCGGAGGATTACGGCGTTAGGGGCTTTGAGAAGAGCTCCCTGCCTATAATTCCGGATCCCTTTCTACTTACCGTTCGTAAACAAAAAATTGAAACCGGCTACTCCGCTGATGCAGGCGCTTTGAAACAGCTCGAAGTCATCAAGCATGTTATTGGCCTTAGCGACTTGATCATAGTGGCCACCGACGCAGGGCGTGAGGGGGAGCTGATTTTCCGCTACATCTATGAATACCTTGAGTGCGGCAAGCCATTCGTCCGCTTATGGATCAGCAGCCTCACCGAGAAAGCCATCAGGAAAGGGCTGGAGAATCTGAAGCCGGGCTCTGAACTTGACGGATTGTACCTTGCGGCGCAGGCAAGGAGCAGGGCGGACTGGCTGGTAGGGATCAATGCCTCGCAGGCCCTGAGCCTTGCCCAGGGTGCCGGCGTCTATTCCCTTGGAAGGGTCCAGACACCGACACTGGCGCTTGTATGTCTGCGCTACTTGGAAAACAAGGCCTTCACCGTCGAGCCATACTGGCAGCTCCAGCTGACGCACAGCAAGGATTATACACTCTTCACAAGTATCAGCGAAAAGAGATGGGACAATAAAAGGCAGGCAACGGAAGCGCTCAGGGCGATCGAAAGAAATGCGGCGACAGCCTGGGCATCTTCTGTCGAGACCAAAAAATCTACAGAGCAGCCCCCTCTGCTTTTCGATCTCACAGGACTGCAGAAGCAGGCCAGCACGGACCTCAGCCTCTCGGCCAATGAAACTTTGAACATTGCACAGAGCCTTTATGAAAAGCAGTTCATCACCTATCCTCGAACGGGAAGCAGAAATATTACCGAAGATCTTTGGGAAGAGATCCCCCGCCTTATAAAAGCATTGGGGCAGCTCGAAAATTTCAAGGCGGCGATATCGGCATTGAAACTGGGGCGGCTGAATAAAAGGATCGTCAGCGAAGCCGGCGTTACCGACCACCACGGCCTGCTGCCCACCGAAAGAATCCCATCGGCGCTTACCGCAAAGGAGGCTTCTGTCTACAACCTTATAGCCGGGAGGCTTCTTGAAGCAGTGTCCGAGCCGTGCATCAAAGAGATTACCAGAATAAATCTGCAGGTGCTGCACTTTGATTTTACCGCTGCAGGAAGCAGGATCATCGAATCCGGCTGGCGGGGTGTAAAGGCTCTCTTTTTTGACAGCGGAGAGCCTGCACAGGAACTCCCTGATATCAGGAGGGGCGACGAGCTTAAAATCAAACAGTCTGCGGTCGTGGAGAAGGCCACCTGCCCGCCGGCCTTTTATACAGAAGCTGGACTTTTATCGGCAATGGAACACGCCGGAAACAGTATAGAAAACGTCCAGGACCGCAAGACACTGCAGAATATTGGTCTGGGAACGTCTGCAACTAGGGCGGCGGTTATTGAAACAATGTTTGACCGCAAGTATATCCAAAGGCATGGAAAATCATTGATTCCAACCGAGAAGGGACTTATGGTGTATGGGCTGGTGAAGGATAAAAAGATTGCCGACGTGGCGATGACGGCCCAATGGGAAACCGAATTGCGGAAGATTGAAAACAAAGAGGCAGACGCGGCGGCATTCCAAAAGCAGATGGAACAATACGCCGCAAGCATAACAAAGGAACTCCTTGAAACGTCCGTTCCGCAGAATACGGCGCCAAACCTGTGCTGTCCGAAGTGCAGGGCAAGCAGAATGATTGTCAGCGATACTGCCGTCAAATGCCCCGATAAGGAATGCCGGTGGATCCAGTTCCGAAATGTCTGCGGGGTGCAGATCAGTCACGCTGATATCGAAATCCTGCTGCGTACCGGGAAAACCCCGCTGCTCAAGGGAATGAAAAGCAGGTCCGGAAAATCATTTGATGCCTATATCGTATTGAATGGCAAGGCTGAGACTTCATTTGAATTTGCAAAGAAGTAA